The Chthoniobacterales bacterium genomic interval TGGTGTGCCCGCAGAAGGAGACTTCGCGCGAGGTCTCGGTCCCGTTCAGTCCCTGGACGGATTTGAACCACTGGCGGCCGCCGTCGACCATCGTGATGGCCGCGATGGGCACGCCGATCAATCGGGACGCGAGCCGGGTGACGCGCTCGAACCGCTCCTCGATCGCGGTTTCCAGGATGTTCAGGGACTCGAGGGATTTCTGGCGCTGGGCCTCGTCGGGCGGAAGGTCAGGAGCTTTCAAGACAACAGATTCGCGGTGCAAGAATCGTAGCACGCCCTCGCGGGGTTGCGCGACTTTTTGCGAGAGAGCCCGGTGGCGGAATCTCCGGGCAGGCTGGTGAACGTGCGGCTTTAGTGGCCGAGGGCGAGCCAGGTGATCTCGACACCGTAGACCCGCGTTTCGCGCCAGGTCGTCACCGCGAGGGTGAAGCCGGTGGGTGTGACCTGCGTGACGGCCACGCTCACGCGGGCGCTGTCGCGCTGGTCGATGTCGAAGCCCGCGAGCGAGGCCTGCACCAGCGGCGCGCCGGTGAAGGGCTCGGCAAACGTCACTTCGGTGACGAACGTCCGCGGGGACACGTCGTCGTTCGAGGTGGTGGCCAGATTCCAGCCCTCGGAGTTCACTCCAAGGCTGAAGGCGGACGACGCGGTTTTCCAGGGAACGATTGAGGAAGTCATGATCCGGAAATTTGGAAGTTAACGAGGCCCTCAGTATTGTTCCCGCATCGAAGTGGAAAGCAGATTCGTCCCCTGGCGGAAATTCCCGCGGATTTTCCGTTTGCTCCCCGGTTCTTCGGCCGCAAGAGTCACCCTGCCATGACGGGAATCGCCCTGCTGCGAGGCATCAATGTAAGCGGTCACCGGCCGGTGCCGATGGCTCGCCTGCGCGAAGTGCTCGAATCCGCCGGCTTGGGCGCGGTCCGCACGTATTTGCAAAGCGGGAACGTCGTTTTTACCGCCATCGGGAAACCCGACAAATCGAGACGGCTGATCGAAGCGGCGATCGAGCGCGATTTCGGCTTCCCGGTGCCGGTGATTCTCCGCGACGCCGCGGAGTGGGAGAAAATCCTCGCCGCCAATCCCTTCTTCGGGAAACCCGGCGTCGATCCTGAGGCCCTCTACGTGACCTTCCTCGACGCGCCGCCGCCCGCCGTCGCCTTGCGGAAGCTGGATGACCTCCCGGATTCGCCGGATGCGTTTCAGCGAATCGGAAACGAGATCCACCTGCACTGTCCCGGAGGCTATGGTCGCACGAAGCTGTCGAATGCCGCGTTCGAGCGAAAACTCGGTGTCGGGGCGACCACGCGAAATTGGAAAACGGTGAATGCCCTCGCGGCGATGGCGGCGGAGGGGGCGGCGTGACAGAGGAGATCCTGAGTTTCGCGACGCCGGCGGAGCTGCGGAAATGGCACGAAACTCATCATGCGCGGCCCGAGGGCTTCTGGCTGCGTCTTTTCAAGAAAGGCTCCGGCGAAAAATCGGTCTCGTATGCCGAGGCGCTCGACGAGGCGCTGTGCCATGGCTGGATCGACGGGCAGAAAAAGAGCTTCGATGCAGATTCCTGGCTGCAGAAATTTACGCCGCGTCGCCCGCGCAGCGGATGGTCACGGGTCAACACCGGCCATGCGGAGCGATTGATCGCCGCGGGCCGGATGAGTCCCGCCGGATTGGCGCAAGTGGATGCGGCAAAGGCTGATGGCCGCTGGGCCGCTGCCTACGATTCGCCGCGAAACGCCGTCCCGCCCGCGGACTTCCTTGCCGCGCTGGAAGGGGAGCCGAAAGCCAGGGCCTTCTTCGCCACTCTCAACCGCGCCAATATCTACGCGATCGTCTATCGCCTGCAGACGGCAAAACGCCCCGAAACGCGGAATCGGCGGCTCACGGCGATCGTCGAAATGCTCGCCCGAGGTGAAAAATTTCATTAGCGCGCTGCGAAAGACGCCTTTTGCCTCGATAATCAGGCAACCTGTCGCAGTTTGTGAGGTTTGCTACACGCAAATGAACTGCGAAACGCGATTTTTGAGACGTAGTCTTGAAAAAGACTTGCGGTTCCTATATGCGCCCTTATTTCTTATGGCATAATCCATCAAGTCGATTAATAGCTCCGTCACACCTATGAATGCACTGACCATGAACGAATTACCTCGTCACAGCTCCCTTCTCGAAGCCGCCAAGTCCCAGCCGGAATTTGATTCGGCAGCTTGCGATCTTTTCCTTACCGCCCTTCGCACGGGCGAGGCGGTGTCCGAGGTCGAAGGCCGTTATCTCGCGGAGCATGGCATCACTCCCGGCCGTTTTGCCGTGATGTTGCTCCTGGGCATCGACGAAAGCATCACCCGCAAGCCCTCCGAGCTCGCCGAAATGATCGGCGTGACCCGCGCGACGATGACTGGCCTGCTCGACACCCTCGAGCGTGACAATTTCGTCGGCCGCGCCATCGATCCGACCGACCGCCGCTCGATGCGTGTCGAGAGCACGCCCGCCTGCCGCGAGCTGCTCAAGAAGGTGCTGCCCGGTTATTTCCGCCTCGTCTCCGCGATTCCCGCGACTCTCACGGAGGAAGAGCGCGCCGAGTTCATCCGCATCAGCCGCAAACTCCAGGATGGCCTGCACCTCGCGGAAACGAAGTTTGTGCACCAGGCGATCGTTGGCCAGGCCGTCGCGCCGGCTACCGCGGCGTATGCCCAAGCCTAGGACCTGGCTCTCTCTCCTGATTGTCGGCGCCGTCCTGGCGGCGGTGATCGGGGGGTTGGTTCTCTTCAAGGTTGCTCAGTTCGCGAAATTCGCGAACATGAAATGGACGATGCCGCCGACAGCGGTGACGTCCATGAAACTTGTCGAGGAGGCGTGGCAGCCGACGCTGCCCGCCGTGGGCACGGTGCAGGCCGTGCAGGGCGTGATCGTCAGCACGGATCTCCCCGGCATTGTCGAAAAGATCACTTTCGAATCCGGCCAGCAGGTCAAGGCGGGCGATCCCCTCGTCAAACTCGACACGAAGCAGGAGGAAGCCCAGCTCAACTCCGCGCAGGCTCGCCTGGCGCTGGCGAAGTCGAATCTCGAGCGCCAGCAGGGCCTGCTCCAGAAGCGCGTCTCGTCGCAGTCCGATTTCGACGCCGCGCAGGCGGAGTATCGTCAGTCCGAGGCCGCCGTTGCCGAGATGAAGGCGACGATCGAGCGCAAGGTCATCCGCGCTCCCTTTACCGGGGTGCTCGGCATTCGCGAGGTCAATCTTGGCCAGTATCTCCAGAGTGGAAACGCCGTCGTTCCGCTCCAGTCGCTCGACCCGATCTACGTGAACTTCTCGCTGCCGCAGCAGAAATTGCAGGATCTTACGGTTGGCCGCGATGTGAAGGTGAAGGCCGACGGCCTGCCCGGCCAGTCGTTCACGGGTCGGATCACCTCGGTGAATTCCATCGTCGACGAGGCCACCCGCAACGTCATGGTGCAGGCCACCCTCGAGAATCCCGGCCAGATCCTGCGCCCGGGCATGTTCGTCAATGCCGAGGTCATGCTGCCGGCCAGGGAGAAGGTCATCGCGGTGCCCGTCACGGCGATCAATTACGCGCCCTACGGCGATTCGGTCTTCGTGATCGAGAGCATGAAGGACGAAAAGGACGGCCACTCCTACGACGGCGTGCGCCAGCAGATTGTCTCCCTCGGCGCCCAGCGCGGCGACCAGGTTTCCGTCGTGAAGGGATTGAAGGCCGGCGAAGAAGTCGTCACGACCGGTGGTTTCAAACTCATGCCGAAGGCCGCCGTCGAACGCAGCAACGCCACGCAGCCGGCGAATTCCGCCGCCCCCACGCCCGCCGATAGTTAGTTTTCCGCGATGAAGCTCACCGACCTGTTTGTGCGCCGGCCGGTGCTGGCCCTTGTCATCAACATTGCGATCCTCATTGCGGGATTGCAGGCCATCAAGGGCCTCGCGGTGCGCCAGTATCCGCGCAGCGACATCGCCGTCGTCAAGATTGCGACCGCCTACGTCGGCGCGAATGCCGACCTCGTTCGAGGCTTCATCACCACGCCGCTGGAGCGCTCCATCGCGAGCGCCGACGGCATCGATTACATCGAGAGCACCAGCGCGCAGGGCCTCAGCACGATCACCGTGCACCTGAAACTCAACTACGACGTCAACGCCGCGCTCACGCAGATCCAGGCGAAGGTCGCGCAGGTGCGAAACGACCTCCCGCCCGAGGCGGAGTCCTCCCAGATCACCGTCGAGCTCGCCGACAACGAGATCGCCGCGATGTATATCGGCTTTGCGTCCGACACGATGAACGCGAGCCAGATCAGCGATTATCTGCTCCGCGTCGTCCAGCCGCGCATCACCGCCATTGCCGGCGTCCAGCGCGCCGACATCCTCGGCAACCGCACCTTTGCGATGCGCATCTGGCTGAAGGCCGACAAGATGGCCGCGCTCGGCATTTCTCCCACCACCGTGCGCGAGGCGCTCACCGCGAACAACTACCTCTCCGCCCTCGGCCGCACGAAGGGCAGCATGACCGCCGTCAACCTTGTCGCGAATACCGACCTGAAGACGCCCGAGGAATTCCGCGACCTCATCGTCAAGCAGTCCGGCAACACCGTCATCCGCCTCGGCGAGATCGCCGACGTCGAACTCGGCAGCGAGAATTACGACGACGCCGTGCGCTTCGACGGCCAGACCGCCACCTTCATGGGCGTCTGGGTGCTCCCGACCGCGAACTCCCTCGACGTCATCCGGGCCGTCCGCGAGGCCCTGCCTGCCATTCGAGCCGGTCTGCCCTCCGGCCTCCGCGCCGACGTCGCCTACGACTCCACGGTCTACATCGACAGCGCGATTCACGACGTCGTCAAGACCCTCACCGAGACGCTTCTTATCGTCATCGCGGTCATCTTCCTGTTCCTCGGCTCCGTCCGCGCCGTCATCATTCCCGTCATCGCCATCCCGATTTCCCTCGTGGGCGCCTGCCTGCTGATGGCGATGTTCGGCTTCACGCTGAACCTCCTCACGCTCCTCGCGATCGTGCTCTCCGTCGGTCTCGTCGTGGACGACGCCATCGTCGTCGTGGAGAACATCGAGCGCCACCTCCACGAGGGGCAGACGCCGTTCAATGCCGCGATCTACGGCGCCCGCGAGTTGCTCGGCCCGATCATTGCGATGACGATCACCCTCGTGGTCGTCTACACGCCCGTCGCGCTGCAGGGCGGCCTCACCGGCGCGCTCTTCCGCGAGTTCGCCTTCACGCTGGCCGGCGCCGTCGTCATCTCCGGTATCGTCGCGCTCACGCTCTCGCCGATGCTCGGGTCGAAGCTCCTCAAGGCCGGCGCGAGCGACCGTGGGTTCGCCGGCGTCGTGAATCGCCGGTTCGACAGCGTCCGCCGCCTCTACTCCGGGCTCCTCACCCGCGCGATGAACTACCGCCCGGCCATCCTGCTCGTCTGGGCCGTCGTCTCGCTGCTTGCCGTCCCGTTCTTCATGTTCTCGATGACCACGCTCGCCCCCGTCGAGGACCAGGGCGTCGTCTTCGGCATCGTGCAAAGCCCCGCCGACGCCACGCTCGAGCAGACCACGCTCTTTGCCGGCAAGATCTACGACGTCTTCAAGAGCTTCCCCGAGGCCGCCAGCATCTTCGAGATCATCAATCCCGCCATGGGCTTCAGCGGCATGGTGACGAAGCCGTGGAACGAGCGAAAACGCAATACCGAGGCCATCCAGGCCGCCGCCGCGATGGAGTTCAGCAAGGTCCCCGGCGTCCGCATCATTCCCATCACGCCCGCCCCGCTGCCCGGCGGCGCGCAGTTCCCCGTCGACTTCGTCATCGGCTCCACCGCCGAGCCCAAGGTCCTGCTCGAGGTCGCGAACAAGCTCGTCCAGAAGGCCTTCGCCAGCGGTGTCTTCCAGTTCGCCGACGCCGATCTGAAATACGACCAGCCCCAGGCCGAGGTCGTCTTCGACCGCGACAAGGTCCGCGCCCAAGGCATCAATCTCTCCCAGGTCGGCGCCGACCTCTCCACCATGCTCGGCGGCAACTGGGTGAACCGCTTCAGTAACTCTGGCCTCAGCTACAAGGTCATCCCGCAGATCAAGCGCGTTGATCGCCTGAATACCGACCAACTCGGCGACATCTACGTCACCGGTCCGCAGGGCAAGCTCGTCCCGCTCTCCACCTTTGCCACCATCGAGACCACCGCCCAGCCGCGCTCGCTCAACCGCTTCCAACAGATGAATGCCGTCCGCATCCAGGGCGTCATCCCGCCCGGCGTCCCGCTCGACAGCGCGCTCAAGGTTCTCGAGGACGAAGTGAAGAACAGCCTGCCAGCCGGCTACAGCATCGACTACGCCGGCCAGTCGCGGCAGCTCCGCGTCGAGGGCAGCAAATTCCTGCCCGTCCTCATGCTCAGTTTCGTGCTCATCTACCTCGTGCTCGCCGCGCAGTTCGAGAGCTTCCGCGACCCGCTCATCATCCTCTTCGGCAGCGTCCCGCTCGCGCTTTCGGGATCGCTGATGTTCACCTTCTTCGGCTTCACCTCGATCAACATCTACAGCCAGGTCGGCCTCATCACCCTCGTCGGCCTCGTCGCCAAGAACGCCATCCTCATGGTGGAATTCGCGAACCACCTTCAGGAGCAGGGCCTCGCCAAGCTCCAGGCCATCATCGAGGCCAGCACCACCCGCCTCCGCCCGATTCTCATGACCACGGCGGCCACCATCGTCGGCCACTTCCCGCTCGTCATTGCGACGGGCCCCGGCGCCGGCGCGCGGAATTCCATCGGCATCGTGCTCTGCACCGGCATGTTCATCGGCACCGCCTTCACGCTGTTCGTCGTCCCCGCGATCTACATGCTCGTGGCCAAGAACCGCAAAAAACTGGCCCCCGAGGACGACCTCCAGGCCGCCCTCACCCCCGCCCCCGTTCACTGAGCGAGCACGCTGGTCGATTCCCGACCAGCCCTGGCGAGCGATCGACCAGCGCTGGTCAATCGTAGAGCAGCCCTGGGCAGTCCTTCACCAGCCTTGGTGAGCGGTCGACCAGCCCTGGTGAACAACCCGCCAGCCCTGGTGAGCCTTCCACCAGCCTTGGTGAGTGATCGACCAGCGCTGGTGAACGATCGACCAGGGCTGGTCAATCATCCACCAGTCCTCGGCAACTTTCGACCAGGGCTGGTCGAAGGCTGACCAGCCCGCTTTCACAGAGTAAATCGATCCGGAATCCCTCCGGAACCGGGTTTGTGAGCCTCCAAAAGGACTCGCAGAGAGCTAGCTTTTCCCGGCCTTCTCCGCGGCGATCCATTCGTCCACGCGGCGCTCGAGCACGTCGAGCGGCACGGCGCCTTCGCCGAGGACGACGTCGTGGAATTTGCGGATGTCGAACTTCTCGCCGAGCGCGGTTTCGGCTCGTTTGCGGAGCTCGAGGATCTTGAGCTGGCCGATCTTGTAGGCAAGGGCCTGGCCGGGCCAGACGATGTAACGGTCGACCTCGACCTTGATGTTCTGCTCGCTCAGCGCGCTCTGCTCGCGGAAGTAGGCGATGGCCTGGTTGCGCGTCCAGCCCTTCGCGTGGATGCCTGTGTCGACGACGAGGCGGACGGCGCGCCACATCTCGTAGCTGAGGCGGCCGTATTCGGAGTAGGGGTCCTTGTAGAAGCCCATTTCCTTGCCGAGGCCTTCGCAATACAGCGCCCAGCCCTCGATGAAGGCGGTGT includes:
- a CDS encoding H-type lectin domain-containing protein yields the protein MTSSIVPWKTASSAFSLGVNSEGWNLATTSNDDVSPRTFVTEVTFAEPFTGAPLVQASLAGFDIDQRDSARVSVAVTQVTPTGFTLAVTTWRETRVYGVEITWLALGH
- a CDS encoding DUF1697 domain-containing protein — protein: MTGIALLRGINVSGHRPVPMARLREVLESAGLGAVRTYLQSGNVVFTAIGKPDKSRRLIEAAIERDFGFPVPVILRDAAEWEKILAANPFFGKPGVDPEALYVTFLDAPPPAVALRKLDDLPDSPDAFQRIGNEIHLHCPGGYGRTKLSNAAFERKLGVGATTRNWKTVNALAAMAAEGAA
- a CDS encoding YdeI/OmpD-associated family protein, with translation MTEEILSFATPAELRKWHETHHARPEGFWLRLFKKGSGEKSVSYAEALDEALCHGWIDGQKKSFDADSWLQKFTPRRPRSGWSRVNTGHAERLIAAGRMSPAGLAQVDAAKADGRWAAAYDSPRNAVPPADFLAALEGEPKARAFFATLNRANIYAIVYRLQTAKRPETRNRRLTAIVEMLARGEKFH
- a CDS encoding MarR family transcriptional regulator, giving the protein MNELPRHSSLLEAAKSQPEFDSAACDLFLTALRTGEAVSEVEGRYLAEHGITPGRFAVMLLLGIDESITRKPSELAEMIGVTRATMTGLLDTLERDNFVGRAIDPTDRRSMRVESTPACRELLKKVLPGYFRLVSAIPATLTEEERAEFIRISRKLQDGLHLAETKFVHQAIVGQAVAPATAAYAQA
- a CDS encoding efflux RND transporter periplasmic adaptor subunit: MPKPRTWLSLLIVGAVLAAVIGGLVLFKVAQFAKFANMKWTMPPTAVTSMKLVEEAWQPTLPAVGTVQAVQGVIVSTDLPGIVEKITFESGQQVKAGDPLVKLDTKQEEAQLNSAQARLALAKSNLERQQGLLQKRVSSQSDFDAAQAEYRQSEAAVAEMKATIERKVIRAPFTGVLGIREVNLGQYLQSGNAVVPLQSLDPIYVNFSLPQQKLQDLTVGRDVKVKADGLPGQSFTGRITSVNSIVDEATRNVMVQATLENPGQILRPGMFVNAEVMLPAREKVIAVPVTAINYAPYGDSVFVIESMKDEKDGHSYDGVRQQIVSLGAQRGDQVSVVKGLKAGEEVVTTGGFKLMPKAAVERSNATQPANSAAPTPADS
- a CDS encoding efflux RND transporter permease subunit; this encodes MKLTDLFVRRPVLALVINIAILIAGLQAIKGLAVRQYPRSDIAVVKIATAYVGANADLVRGFITTPLERSIASADGIDYIESTSAQGLSTITVHLKLNYDVNAALTQIQAKVAQVRNDLPPEAESSQITVELADNEIAAMYIGFASDTMNASQISDYLLRVVQPRITAIAGVQRADILGNRTFAMRIWLKADKMAALGISPTTVREALTANNYLSALGRTKGSMTAVNLVANTDLKTPEEFRDLIVKQSGNTVIRLGEIADVELGSENYDDAVRFDGQTATFMGVWVLPTANSLDVIRAVREALPAIRAGLPSGLRADVAYDSTVYIDSAIHDVVKTLTETLLIVIAVIFLFLGSVRAVIIPVIAIPISLVGACLLMAMFGFTLNLLTLLAIVLSVGLVVDDAIVVVENIERHLHEGQTPFNAAIYGARELLGPIIAMTITLVVVYTPVALQGGLTGALFREFAFTLAGAVVISGIVALTLSPMLGSKLLKAGASDRGFAGVVNRRFDSVRRLYSGLLTRAMNYRPAILLVWAVVSLLAVPFFMFSMTTLAPVEDQGVVFGIVQSPADATLEQTTLFAGKIYDVFKSFPEAASIFEIINPAMGFSGMVTKPWNERKRNTEAIQAAAAMEFSKVPGVRIIPITPAPLPGGAQFPVDFVIGSTAEPKVLLEVANKLVQKAFASGVFQFADADLKYDQPQAEVVFDRDKVRAQGINLSQVGADLSTMLGGNWVNRFSNSGLSYKVIPQIKRVDRLNTDQLGDIYVTGPQGKLVPLSTFATIETTAQPRSLNRFQQMNAVRIQGVIPPGVPLDSALKVLEDEVKNSLPAGYSIDYAGQSRQLRVEGSKFLPVLMLSFVLIYLVLAAQFESFRDPLIILFGSVPLALSGSLMFTFFGFTSINIYSQVGLITLVGLVAKNAILMVEFANHLQEQGLAKLQAIIEASTTRLRPILMTTAATIVGHFPLVIATGPGAGARNSIGIVLCTGMFIGTAFTLFVVPAIYMLVAKNRKKLAPEDDLQAALTPAPVH